A region from the Gallaecimonas pentaromativorans genome encodes:
- a CDS encoding SulP family inorganic anion transporter: MLKDLSFKEIRSDLPASIIVFFVALPLCLGIALASGAPLLSGVIAGIIGGVVVGMASGSRLGVSGPAAGLAVIVFDAIDTLGGWEVFLCAVVLAGVFQLLLGYLKAGFVAYFFPSAVITGMLTGIGLLIILKQLPYLFGLDADAVSLNGDLFASLSPAATAIAFGSLALLYVWDKYLSPAHKLFRLIQGPIAVVLLGIGCALLLDLQGAPLGEGQLVSLPVMEGIGSFAEQLAFPDFSQMLSLEVLSVALVMAVVASIETLLSVEATDKMDPNKQTTPTNRELKAQGLGNIVSGLVGGLPVTQVIVRSSANVAFGAKTKLSAILHGLFLLVAVLALSQMLNLIPLASLAAVLMVVGFKLAKPAVFKTMFKNGMEQFLPFITTIAGMLATDLLTGVMTGLAVSIFFTLKHSYRNSYHFKETVSRRDDRESHHIVLAEEVSFFNKPSILKKLNEIPKGSHLVLDFSNTKSVAHDVVELVKDYMAQARHRNIEVETIHFDRAS, translated from the coding sequence ATGTTAAAGGACTTATCGTTCAAGGAGATACGCTCTGACCTCCCGGCCAGCATCATCGTCTTTTTTGTGGCGTTGCCGTTGTGCCTGGGTATCGCCCTGGCCTCGGGGGCGCCGCTGCTCTCAGGGGTGATCGCCGGCATTATCGGCGGTGTGGTAGTGGGCATGGCCAGCGGTTCGCGGCTGGGGGTGAGTGGCCCGGCCGCCGGCCTGGCGGTGATCGTTTTTGACGCCATCGACACCCTGGGCGGCTGGGAGGTGTTCCTCTGCGCCGTGGTGCTGGCCGGGGTGTTTCAGCTGCTGCTGGGCTACCTCAAGGCCGGTTTTGTGGCCTATTTCTTCCCGTCGGCAGTGATCACCGGCATGCTGACCGGCATTGGCCTGTTGATCATCCTAAAGCAGCTTCCCTACCTTTTTGGCCTGGACGCCGATGCCGTTAGCCTCAATGGCGACCTCTTTGCCAGCCTTTCTCCGGCGGCAACGGCCATCGCCTTTGGGTCGCTGGCGCTGCTGTATGTCTGGGACAAATACCTGAGCCCGGCCCATAAGCTGTTCCGGCTGATACAAGGGCCCATCGCCGTGGTGCTGCTCGGGATCGGCTGCGCGCTGCTCCTTGACCTGCAAGGGGCGCCGCTTGGCGAGGGCCAGTTGGTGTCATTGCCGGTGATGGAAGGCATTGGCTCTTTTGCCGAGCAACTGGCCTTTCCGGATTTCTCGCAGATGCTGAGCCTGGAGGTGCTGAGTGTGGCCTTGGTGATGGCGGTGGTTGCCAGCATCGAGACCCTGCTCAGTGTTGAGGCCACCGATAAGATGGACCCCAACAAGCAAACCACTCCCACCAACCGTGAGCTCAAAGCCCAGGGCCTTGGCAACATTGTCTCCGGCCTGGTAGGGGGCCTGCCGGTAACGCAAGTGATTGTGCGCAGCTCGGCCAACGTTGCCTTTGGCGCCAAGACCAAGCTGTCGGCCATTTTGCACGGCTTGTTCCTGCTGGTGGCGGTGCTGGCGCTGTCGCAGATGCTGAACCTCATTCCGCTGGCCTCCCTGGCGGCAGTGCTGATGGTGGTGGGCTTCAAGCTGGCCAAACCGGCGGTGTTCAAGACGATGTTTAAAAACGGTATGGAGCAGTTTCTGCCCTTTATCACCACCATTGCCGGCATGCTCGCCACCGACCTGCTGACCGGGGTAATGACAGGCCTGGCGGTCAGCATTTTCTTTACCCTCAAGCACAGCTACCGCAATTCCTACCACTTCAAGGAAACGGTCAGCCGCCGCGACGATCGCGAGAGCCACCATATTGTGCTGGCTGAAGAAGTGTCCTTCTTCAACAAGCCCAGCATCCTTAAAAAGCTCAACGAGATCCCCAAGGGCTCGCACCTGGTACTGGATTTTTCCAACACCAAATCGGTGGCCCATGACGTGGTGGAGCTGGTGAAGGACTACATGGCCCAGGCCCGCCACCGCAATATTGAGGTGGAGACCATCCACTTCGACAGGGCCAGTTAG
- a CDS encoding carbonic anhydrase produces the protein MEHVISGVAKFQKEVFPGKKATFKKLATGQNPEVLFITCADSRIDPNLVTQTEPGDLFICRNAGNIVPPHSNQTGGMTASIEYAVAALGVRHIVICGHTDCGAMKGALAPEKLGALPHVREWLGHCRCATEVLREKHGELGEQHLDELIRENVLQQIQHLRTHPAVAAKLATKQVQLHGWVYDIAKGNVHCYDPVSETFIEMQEAYAEQKLAAG, from the coding sequence ATGGAACATGTTATTTCCGGTGTAGCGAAATTCCAGAAAGAAGTCTTTCCGGGAAAAAAAGCGACCTTTAAAAAGCTGGCCACCGGGCAAAATCCCGAGGTGTTGTTTATTACTTGTGCCGACTCTCGGATAGACCCAAACCTGGTCACCCAAACCGAGCCTGGGGATCTGTTTATTTGCCGCAATGCCGGCAATATCGTCCCGCCCCACAGTAACCAGACCGGTGGCATGACCGCTTCTATCGAATATGCGGTGGCGGCTCTTGGGGTGCGGCATATCGTGATTTGCGGCCACACCGATTGTGGTGCCATGAAGGGCGCTCTGGCCCCGGAAAAACTTGGCGCCCTGCCCCATGTCAGGGAATGGCTGGGCCATTGCCGCTGCGCCACCGAAGTGCTCCGCGAAAAACACGGCGAGCTTGGCGAGCAGCACCTGGACGAGCTCATCCGCGAGAACGTGCTCCAGCAAATCCAGCACCTTCGCACCCACCCGGCGGTGGCGGCCAAGCTGGCCACCAAGCAGGTGCAATTGCACGGCTGGGTGTATGACATCGCCAAGGGCAATGTGCATTGCTACGACCCGGTAAGCGAAACCTTTATCGAAATGCAGGAAGCCTACGCCGAGCAGAAATTGGCGGCGGGCTGA